A single window of Schistocerca gregaria isolate iqSchGreg1 unplaced genomic scaffold, iqSchGreg1.2 ptg000333l, whole genome shotgun sequence DNA harbors:
- the LOC126306418 gene encoding NADH-ubiquinone oxidoreductase chain 5-like has translation MAGLGANFEFDLKKIIALSTLRQLGLIIRILAIGYPKLAFFHLLAHALFKALLFICAGSIIHNLKDSQNIRFIGSIVNFIPLTSVCFNVSSLSLCGIPFLAGFYSKDLILEMVCLR, from the coding sequence atggctggattgggcgctaattttgagtttgatttaaagaagattattgctctttctactttaagacaacttggtttaataataagaattttggctataggttatccaaagcttgcattttttcatttattggctcatgctttatttaaggcattattatttatatgtgcaggttcaataattcataatttgaaggattctcagaatattcgttttataggatcaattgttaatttcatacctttaacttcagtttgttttaatgtttctagtttatctttgtgtggaataccttttttagcgggattttattcaaaggatttaattcttgagatggtttgtttaagatga